In Brachyhypopomus gauderio isolate BG-103 unplaced genomic scaffold, BGAUD_0.2 sc303, whole genome shotgun sequence, the following are encoded in one genomic region:
- the LOC143504581 gene encoding uncharacterized protein LOC143504581 translates to MSEPLTQDIAPLLSPPPHRPHSAPETPAKPTDTTPRTQTASAEEPIYCHDTHVTKGTTAPPEANHDLCSQGGDGHVALERPVATADAFVPNGDDCREDAVASLSGAPGSREGRRAREERKCVRRLSCDPDGSSPSAKPPTTEDYYQLNVTQVNRS, encoded by the exons ATGTCCGAGCCTCTTACTCAGGATATCGCTCCCCTGCTGTCCCCGCCTCCGCACAGGCCCCATTCAGCCCCCGAGACGCCAGCTAAGCCAACCGACACCACGCCTCGCACCCAGACGGCCTCGGCTGAGGAGCCCATCTACTGCCACGACACCCATGTGACGAAAGGCACCACGGCGCCCCCAGAGGCCAACCACGACCTCTGCTCACAGGGGGGCGACGGGCACGTGGCTTTAGAGAGGCCCGTGGCAACCGCGGACGCCTTTGTGCCCAACGGCGATGACTGCAGGGAAGATGCGGTGGCGTCTCTGTCTGGTGCGCCAGGCTCTAGAGAAGGCAGACGAGCGCGTgaggagcggaagtgtgtgCGCCGCCTCAGCTGCGACCCAGACGGGTCTTCACCCAGCGCCAAGCCACCTACTACTGAGGACTATTACCAACTTAACGTCACTCAG GTCAACAGATCTTAA
- the LOC143504583 gene encoding uncharacterized protein LOC143504583, with the protein MAKNNSPMKEDQGGSKPGGSNSSSVPKSRPSPCSSSAAASHLRPLPSSSSSSAPQSTSDLSWPVQVNGGAAAHNRAAFLVPYGQESSDESDQEGGALDNGTGKSYPGAKASDGKGGMDGPLFHSSSSLTPKTNGSSCFPGILPRENGSGLVHSAQNGHHKVNGFKPCDKATEIGASLSSLVSPTSGLDSQLRKNAYSSKPSCSDATLPPSPSSGRTKAMSEPLTQHVPAVPASAQAPFSPRDAS; encoded by the exons atggcaaag aataactctcccatgaaggaggaccaaggtggctcaaagcctggcggcagcaacagcagcagcgtCCCGAAGAGCCGGCCCAGCCCCTGCAGTTCTTCGGCTGCCGCATCCCACCTGCGCCCGCtgccctcgtcctcttcctccagcgcaCCACAGTCTACCTCAGACCTCAGTTGGCCTGTGCAGGTGAACGGTGGCGCCGCCGCTCACAATAGAGCAGCTTTCCTGGTTCCGTATGGCCAAGAGTCATCCGACGAGTCCGACCAGGAAGGCGGAGCCTTGGATAATGGCACAGGGAAGTCTTACCCTGGTGCCAAGGCATCCGACGGGAAAGGTGGGATGGATGGTCCCCTCTTCCACAGCTCAAGCTCCCTCACGCCCAAGACCAACGGTTCCAGTTGCTTCCCCGGAATTCTCCCACGAGAAAACGGATCGGGACTTGTTCACAGTGCCCAAAATGGCCACCATAAAGTCAATGGCTTCAAACCATGTGATAAG GCTACAGAAATTGGAGCATCTTTATCTTCCCTGGTGAGCCCCACCAGCGGGTTGGACTCCCAGCTCAGAAAGAACGCATACAG CTCCAAGCCATCGTGCTCTGATGCCACGCTCCCTCCTTCGCCTTCCTCTGGACGGACAAAAGCGATGTCCGAGCCTCTCACTCAACATGTCCCCGCTGTCCCCGCCTCCGCACAGGCCCCATTCAGCCCCCGAGACGCCAGCTAA